One part of the Myxococcales bacterium genome encodes these proteins:
- a CDS encoding energy transducer TonB has product MSGRGASMWGLLAATGVSLCVHAGLGASAKPRRLWVEPAMPSCRVGDRIQLSAQARSLWGHIRLRAQDLEVSLKGKPGGVVPQAGAQLRCERPGVQPVHLRWQHLEAELRVQVHPALRPIELPSAPAGSTSGSAPGPVPAPAPVPAPPPAQVRASRRGRERAAPARVAAPRLPAPGPRASAAPGPAATDTKEDGAGAGLGSGPEGEGPGEGFGAPGGGQGTNAARFVTSPSLRTADPCAGHFPEGAEVNAGSVTVDVLVEADGRVSQTQVLAERPGGQGFAEAARTCLLRTQLEPGRQDGHTPVRSRVRMKIAFVR; this is encoded by the coding sequence GTGAGCGGCAGGGGGGCTTCGATGTGGGGCCTCTTGGCCGCCACGGGTGTGTCACTCTGCGTGCATGCAGGCCTGGGGGCGAGCGCAAAGCCCCGGCGTCTCTGGGTGGAGCCAGCGATGCCCTCGTGCCGTGTGGGCGACCGCATCCAGTTGTCCGCCCAGGCGCGTTCGCTGTGGGGGCACATCAGACTGCGCGCGCAGGATCTCGAGGTCTCGCTGAAAGGCAAGCCGGGGGGGGTCGTGCCGCAGGCCGGAGCCCAGCTTCGGTGTGAACGCCCCGGGGTGCAGCCCGTGCACCTGCGATGGCAACACCTGGAGGCCGAGCTGCGGGTCCAGGTCCATCCGGCCCTGAGGCCCATCGAGCTGCCATCGGCGCCCGCCGGCAGCACGAGCGGGTCCGCGCCCGGACCCGTGCCCGCACCCGCACCCGTTCCCGCACCCCCGCCGGCGCAGGTCCGTGCTTCACGTCGCGGGCGCGAAAGGGCTGCTCCCGCGCGCGTCGCCGCGCCACGTCTGCCTGCGCCGGGGCCTCGGGCGTCGGCGGCGCCGGGGCCTGCAGCAACGGACACGAAGGAAGACGGGGCCGGTGCGGGACTTGGCAGCGGGCCTGAGGGCGAGGGGCCGGGCGAGGGGTTCGGAGCTCCCGGAGGAGGGCAAGGCACAAACGCCGCACGTTTTGTCACCAGCCCCAGCTTGCGGACCGCAGACCCTTGCGCGGGTCACTTCCCCGAAGGCGCTGAGGTCAATGCGGGCTCCGTCACGGTCGACGTGCTCGTCGAGGCAGACGGGCGGGTGTCGCAGACGCAGGTGCTTGCGGAGCGGCCAGGCGGCCAAGGCTTTGCGGAGGCGGCGCGTACCTGCTTGTTGCGGACGCAGCTCGAACCGGGACGCCAGGATGGGCACACCCCCGTGCGCTCCCGCGTCCGGATGAAGATCGCCTTCGTACGTTGA
- a CDS encoding TonB-dependent receptor translates to MPVRLFFTLGLALWPGALAWAADPASPAPGLPPVIEVTVRGVPPVPRQAGGDFKLPIGKLAEVPRRSAESLLTLAPGLLLTTHGGQFHASSIFLRGFDAGEGQDLEFTIDGVPINEVSNPHGHGYADTHFLIARLVSSLQVIEGPFDPRQGDFAVAGSARFELGLAQRGVSARAGYGSFDRRQLTLLWGPGGHGPGTFVGVEFEDGDGFGPNRAFAAARMMARHEWNLSPTTRLAVLATSYGNRFDTAGVIRRDDYEARRLPCGSSRDEQFFCVYDTNQGGAGARHGLVLSATSQGSGSITTATAFLTLRDLRLRQNFTGFTTDVGSAGLPQRGDGVEQRYGALTIGSRGSYRFAPLHTQWVRDFEVGYLARFDDGVSIVRRLRTVGGIPYRVDANDTLAVSNIGGYAGLRLSPLRRLNVSGGLRVDGFFFAVTDQNRPASDRVGSRLTSETTEAYGHAVQPKLGLDLSLGRGLSALLAAGVGTRSSYAQALSAGEVAPFARVQAAEAGLVWQRPFAATAEMEARLLTYFTHLDRDLLFDEGAGRNILVGASNRFGSTLALRAEDARGFDLLGSVTYAEAYLPPPEAQGWAFTKGVRLPYVPRWVARLDGSWERPLRLQGRRFVASGALGFTYVGPRPLPFAQASPALTVLDLAARVAAGPVQVGLEITNLFDRRNREAVYNYASNFRGPEAPASLLPQQHFSAGAPRALFFTLAVVQTP, encoded by the coding sequence GTGCCCGTGCGTCTTTTTTTCACTCTGGGCCTGGCCCTGTGGCCGGGGGCGCTGGCGTGGGCCGCGGACCCAGCCTCGCCGGCTCCCGGGCTCCCACCGGTCATCGAGGTGACCGTTCGCGGTGTGCCGCCCGTTCCCCGTCAGGCGGGAGGCGACTTCAAACTGCCGATCGGCAAGCTGGCCGAGGTCCCGCGGCGGTCGGCAGAGTCCCTGCTCACCTTGGCCCCAGGCCTTCTGCTCACGACCCATGGCGGGCAGTTTCACGCGTCGTCCATCTTCTTGCGAGGCTTCGACGCCGGGGAGGGTCAAGATCTCGAGTTCACGATCGACGGCGTGCCGATCAACGAAGTGTCGAATCCTCACGGCCACGGGTACGCGGACACGCACTTCTTGATCGCGCGTCTGGTGTCCTCCTTGCAAGTCATCGAAGGGCCCTTCGATCCGCGGCAAGGTGACTTCGCCGTGGCGGGCAGCGCCCGCTTCGAGCTCGGCTTGGCGCAACGGGGGGTGAGCGCGCGCGCCGGCTACGGTTCGTTCGATCGGCGGCAGCTCACGCTTTTGTGGGGGCCGGGTGGACACGGCCCGGGAACTTTTGTGGGCGTCGAGTTCGAAGACGGTGACGGCTTCGGGCCGAACCGCGCATTCGCGGCCGCGCGCATGATGGCGAGGCACGAGTGGAACCTGAGCCCCACCACGCGCCTGGCCGTCCTGGCCACGTCTTATGGAAATCGCTTCGACACGGCAGGCGTGATCCGTCGTGACGACTACGAAGCCCGCCGCCTGCCGTGCGGGTCTTCCCGCGACGAGCAGTTCTTCTGCGTGTACGACACCAACCAAGGGGGTGCGGGGGCGCGACACGGGCTCGTGCTCAGCGCCACCAGCCAGGGATCGGGCTCGATCACGACAGCCACCGCGTTCCTCACCTTGCGAGACCTGCGCCTGCGCCAGAACTTCACGGGCTTTACCACCGACGTCGGCAGCGCGGGCCTACCTCAGCGCGGCGATGGCGTCGAGCAGAGGTACGGGGCGCTCACCATCGGCTCCCGGGGAAGCTACCGCTTCGCCCCTCTTCACACGCAGTGGGTGCGGGACTTCGAGGTGGGCTATCTCGCACGCTTCGACGACGGGGTTTCGATCGTGCGGCGGCTGCGGACCGTGGGAGGCATTCCTTATCGTGTCGACGCCAACGACACGCTCGCGGTGAGCAACATCGGCGGGTATGCGGGGCTTCGCCTGTCCCCGCTGCGCAGGTTGAATGTCTCCGGGGGCCTGCGGGTGGATGGCTTTTTCTTCGCGGTCACGGACCAAAACCGCCCCGCCAGCGATCGCGTGGGCTCGCGCCTCACCAGCGAAACCACGGAGGCGTACGGTCACGCGGTACAACCCAAGCTCGGACTCGATCTGTCACTCGGCCGCGGGCTCTCTGCCCTGCTCGCCGCGGGCGTGGGCACCCGCTCGAGCTACGCACAGGCGCTGTCCGCAGGGGAAGTAGCGCCTTTTGCGCGCGTGCAGGCGGCAGAAGCTGGCCTCGTGTGGCAGCGCCCCTTCGCAGCCACCGCCGAGATGGAAGCGCGCCTTTTGACCTACTTCACACATCTCGACAGGGACTTGCTCTTCGACGAGGGCGCGGGGCGGAACATCCTGGTCGGCGCTTCGAACCGCTTCGGCTCCACACTCGCGCTGCGCGCCGAGGATGCGCGAGGGTTCGATTTGCTGGGCTCGGTGACCTACGCCGAGGCGTACCTGCCGCCCCCCGAGGCGCAGGGCTGGGCCTTTACCAAAGGCGTGCGTTTGCCCTACGTGCCGCGCTGGGTGGCACGACTCGACGGAAGTTGGGAGCGCCCCTTGCGCTTGCAGGGACGTCGCTTCGTGGCCTCGGGGGCGCTGGGCTTCACCTACGTGGGACCACGCCCGCTGCCTTTCGCGCAGGCCTCGCCGGCCCTCACGGTCCTCGACCTCGCCGCCCGCGTGGCGGCCGGGCCGGTACAGGTGGGGCTCGAGATCACGAACCTCTTCGATCGCCGCAACCGCGAAGCCGTGTACAACTACGCCTCGAACTTCCGCGGCCCCGAGGCGCCCGCGTCCTTGCTGCCCCAGCAACACTTTTCGGCAGGCGCTCCGCGGGCCCTGTTTTTCACTCTTGCCGTCGTGCAGACCCCATGA